In Methylotenera mobilis JLW8, the following are encoded in one genomic region:
- a CDS encoding glycosyltransferase: MTINNISKFHVLTPKVSIITSVKNGEKYLVESLNSILRQTYHDFELIVIDDYSVDSTANILKELAASDERVKVITNESLPGLSNALNLGIKHATGKYLVRHDADDISKQHRLATQIAYLEKNPDIDILGSCIDMIDESGSFIKLHREPLSHAAIVFHTLFGTPFAHPSIVIRKSFLDRSRISYLEVPAQDYELWVRMINSGAKAENLSEALVSYRVSMQSDSNVRSLRHHQMAEAIKLQQIKRYIKFPTQIKKICAGEYQAVAHYLLTGNIFKFSYNSKKFGKQVIALFDSISPEMGLMPEDISHIKTLMYKRLEAIKTDNAWSDVFRNYKRNIYNLARTISAVKKTPVISLTVSEIQSFIENVHIFIIVRDRLTCLQSLVDWLARAGHKNIILIDNASTYPPLVEFLSKTTYKVIRSSENLGHTALWKIPELQEVINANWFVYTDPDVIPDENCPLDAVGNFYNILLNNPNYIKAGFGLRIDDLPDHYHLRDRVIEWEAQFYKKPISTDIYNADIDTTFALYRPGTQYCFGPALRTMGAYKARHLPWYLDTNNLVDDELYYREHALSSVTTWNVAGNAKLLPIPTLWAGVKYRLLAAASIHPLSYKLANKMKSLLRSVNVKKYRK, from the coding sequence ATGACTATAAACAACATCTCAAAATTTCACGTTTTAACACCTAAAGTTTCGATTATTACATCTGTTAAAAATGGGGAAAAGTATTTAGTAGAGTCTTTGAATAGTATTCTTAGGCAAACATATCATGATTTTGAATTAATTGTGATAGATGATTATTCAGTAGACTCAACTGCAAATATCCTTAAGGAGCTAGCTGCTTCAGATGAGCGAGTAAAAGTCATAACTAATGAAAGTTTGCCTGGGTTATCAAATGCTCTGAATCTAGGTATTAAACATGCAACAGGTAAGTACCTAGTGCGGCATGACGCTGATGACATTTCTAAGCAACATAGATTAGCAACACAAATCGCATATCTTGAGAAGAATCCTGATATAGATATTCTAGGTTCTTGCATCGACATGATTGATGAGTCTGGTAGTTTTATTAAGTTACATCGTGAACCATTAAGTCACGCAGCCATAGTTTTTCATACTCTATTCGGTACACCTTTCGCACATCCGTCAATAGTTATTCGCAAATCTTTTTTAGATAGATCTAGAATAAGTTACTTAGAGGTACCTGCTCAGGATTATGAGTTATGGGTGAGAATGATAAATTCTGGGGCCAAGGCTGAAAATTTATCCGAAGCTCTGGTAAGTTACCGCGTATCTATGCAATCTGATAGCAATGTCCGCTCTCTTAGACATCATCAAATGGCGGAGGCAATTAAATTACAACAGATAAAACGGTACATAAAGTTTCCAACCCAGATTAAAAAAATATGTGCAGGAGAATATCAAGCTGTTGCACACTATCTTCTAACCGGAAATATATTTAAATTTTCTTACAACTCCAAAAAATTTGGCAAGCAGGTTATAGCCTTATTTGACTCTATATCTCCTGAAATGGGTTTGATGCCTGAAGATATATCTCACATAAAAACATTAATGTATAAGCGCTTAGAAGCTATTAAGACAGATAACGCTTGGTCAGATGTATTTAGAAACTATAAAAGAAATATATATAACTTGGCACGAACAATCAGTGCAGTCAAAAAAACGCCCGTAATAAGCTTAACAGTATCGGAAATTCAGAGCTTTATTGAAAATGTACATATTTTTATTATCGTGCGAGATCGGTTGACTTGTCTTCAATCTCTAGTTGATTGGTTGGCACGGGCAGGGCATAAAAATATTATATTAATTGATAATGCTTCTACTTATCCTCCCTTGGTTGAGTTTTTGTCGAAGACTACTTATAAAGTTATCAGATCAAGTGAAAATCTCGGCCATACTGCGTTATGGAAGATTCCTGAGTTGCAAGAAGTAATTAATGCTAACTGGTTTGTATATACGGACCCCGATGTTATTCCTGATGAAAACTGCCCTTTAGATGCAGTAGGTAATTTTTATAATATTCTGTTAAATAATCCCAATTATATTAAAGCTGGTTTTGGACTCCGCATTGATGACCTACCTGATCATTATCATTTAAGAGATAGGGTGATTGAGTGGGAGGCGCAGTTCTATAAAAAACCCATTAGCACTGATATATATAACGCTGATATAGATACGACTTTTGCGTTATATCGACCTGGAACTCAGTATTGTTTTGGCCCTGCTTTAAGAACAATGGGGGCATATAAGGCGCGACATTTGCCTTGGTATTTGGATACGAATAATTTGGTTGACGATGAACTATATTATCGAGAACATGCGCTTTCATCAGTAACTACATGGAATGTTGCAGGTAATGCGAAATTGCTACCTATACCTACTTTATGGGCAGGTGTTAAATATAGACTATTGGCTGCTGCGTCAATCCATCCTCTTTCATATAAGTTGGCTAACAAGATGAAATCATTGCTCCGTTCAGTTAATGTAAAAAAATATAGAAAATAA
- a CDS encoding glycosyltransferase family 2 protein, which yields MPKVSICIPTYRQVDFLRSTLKSVLEQEFKDYELIINDDSPDDSVLNLLTEFSFGSRLRYFKNPINLGSPENWNNAISKANGELIKVLHHDDKFSHIGALQEFVTLMDENPDADFGFCSSKVFDLVTNKFREHRPNDMQLQMLSDMPELLFLGNLIGAPSATIYRRNLINLNYDKQLKWLVDIDFYIRALQKNNRFAYAAETLIITPTNAEHQVTECCKNNADIVLMEHLILYDKNSSQLASRPEVVNYWLGIFGRYGIYSVSDIENFDSFSESQKKIISEMLLVFHKRPLLKFIYFLYWQLDAPPFIKATLRAIVRFSYNFFSCIRNF from the coding sequence ATGCCTAAAGTGTCAATTTGTATTCCAACTTATCGGCAAGTTGATTTTTTGAGGAGTACGTTAAAGTCTGTATTAGAGCAAGAATTTAAAGATTATGAACTTATTATTAATGATGATTCACCAGATGATTCCGTTTTAAATCTTTTGACAGAATTCAGTTTTGGTTCGCGTTTACGCTACTTTAAAAACCCAATCAATTTGGGTTCTCCTGAAAACTGGAATAACGCGATTAGTAAAGCGAATGGTGAACTTATCAAAGTTCTTCATCACGATGATAAATTTTCTCATATTGGTGCTTTGCAAGAATTTGTAACATTGATGGATGAAAATCCAGATGCTGATTTTGGATTTTGTAGTAGTAAGGTTTTTGATCTTGTAACAAATAAATTCCGAGAGCACAGGCCTAATGATATGCAACTTCAGATGTTATCTGATATGCCAGAACTTTTGTTTCTAGGTAATCTGATTGGGGCACCTAGTGCAACGATTTACAGAAGAAACCTAATAAATTTAAATTATGACAAACAGTTAAAGTGGCTTGTAGATATTGATTTCTATATCCGAGCATTGCAAAAGAACAATCGTTTTGCGTATGCAGCTGAAACATTGATAATCACACCAACAAATGCAGAGCATCAAGTAACTGAGTGTTGTAAGAATAATGCTGACATAGTGCTGATGGAGCATTTAATTTTATACGATAAAAATTCAAGCCAACTTGCGTCACGCCCTGAGGTTGTAAATTACTGGCTTGGTATTTTTGGGCGGTATGGAATTTACTCTGTAAGTGACATTGAAAATTTTGATAGTTTTAGTGAAAGCCAAAAGAAAATAATTAGTGAAATGCTCTTGGTGTTTCATAAACGGCCATTATTAAAGTTTATTTATTTTTTATACTGGCAATTGGATGCACCACCATTTATAAAAGCTACTCTTCGAGCCATCGTGCGATTTTCTTACAATTTTTTTTCATGCATTCGTAATTTTTAG
- a CDS encoding glycosyltransferase family 2 protein has translation MKLSQMSSLVGGVVVAYYPDAKVFSDTLNSALNEVDYLVVVNNSREPLHELCAEVNGLQITVIENKDNVGIAKALNLGIEYLIAKNCEYFLLLDQDSKVPKSMVSELIKAVNHLSDSTNQIAAVGPSYFNSRLDKNAPFIQFDNFSIKKINPDPMVPYVPVDFLITSGSLITLSAIKNIGVMEDGLFIDYVDTEWCLRAVAKGYKLYGLSTVKMEHSLGDDPVVFFNKKMPMHSPLRHYYIARNALHLMKRSYIPVNKKIIILISMLKTFFFYSLVPSNRFSHLKMMCSGFYDGVSNNYGRYDKLVKLKNNLSHEV, from the coding sequence ATGAAGTTATCGCAAATGAGTAGTTTAGTAGGGGGGGTTGTTGTTGCATATTACCCTGATGCGAAAGTATTTTCTGACACTTTAAACTCTGCTTTAAATGAAGTAGATTATCTTGTGGTTGTAAATAATAGTAGAGAGCCTCTTCATGAGTTATGTGCAGAGGTCAATGGTCTTCAGATTACGGTAATTGAGAATAAAGATAATGTCGGCATTGCTAAAGCCCTAAATCTTGGTATTGAATATTTAATAGCAAAAAACTGTGAATATTTTTTACTACTGGATCAAGATAGCAAAGTTCCTAAAAGCATGGTTTCTGAGTTGATAAAGGCTGTCAATCATTTAAGCGATTCTACAAACCAGATAGCTGCAGTTGGTCCATCTTACTTTAATTCACGATTAGATAAAAATGCTCCTTTTATTCAATTTGATAACTTCAGTATTAAAAAAATTAACCCAGATCCTATGGTTCCATATGTGCCTGTTGATTTTTTAATTACTTCTGGGAGTTTAATCACGCTAAGCGCCATAAAGAATATTGGAGTTATGGAAGATGGTTTGTTTATAGATTATGTTGACACCGAGTGGTGCTTGAGAGCTGTCGCTAAAGGTTACAAATTATATGGTTTGAGCACGGTAAAAATGGAACATTCATTGGGAGATGATCCTGTGGTTTTTTTTAATAAAAAAATGCCAATGCATAGCCCTTTGAGGCATTATTACATTGCGCGAAATGCTCTTCATCTAATGAAGCGAAGTTATATTCCCGTCAATAAAAAAATTATCATTTTAATAAGTATGCTAAAAACCTTTTTCTTTTACTCTTTAGTACCATCTAATAGATTTTCGCACCTAAAAATGATGTGTAGTGGCTTTTATGATGGAGTATCAAATAATTATGGTCGCTATGATAAGTTGGTAAAGTTGAAAAATAATTTATCTCATGAAGTTTAG